In one Amyelois transitella isolate CPQ chromosome 22, ilAmyTran1.1, whole genome shotgun sequence genomic region, the following are encoded:
- the LOC106137074 gene encoding solute carrier family 35 member G1: MPEHVELQHLVDLSAGSGDETIPNLLENKRPLLKRCPYLGLILATLSSLFFSLCSVIVKSLVNIDPMQLAMFRFIGVLLPTIPIVIYTEQPVFPSGKRVLLVLRSIVGTVGLMLSFYAFRNMPLADASVIVFSVPVFVALFARVFLKEPCGIWNTISIILTLIGVVLITHPPFLFGSDAIADHNQNYNSLRGAVAAFISTIFGANAYVLLRVLKGLHFSVIMTNFGAIAILQTLFYSFVFGILCMPNCGTERFLVVCLALFSYLGQILLTMSLQMEQAGPVAIARSADIVFAFLWQVMFFNEIPSKFSVCGAVLVLSSVLLVGLRKWALALPAESQLRSKLGVLAQ; the protein is encoded by the coding sequence ATGCCAGAGCACGTAGAGCTACAACATCTCGTGGACCTGTCAGCGGGAAGTGGAGATGAGACAATACCAAACTTACTGGAAAACAAAAGGCCACTTCTAAAACGATGCCCATACTTAGGGCTAATACTCGCGACATTATCATCtctattcttttctctttGCTCAGTGATCGTCAAAAGCCTCGTCAACATCGACCCAATGCAACTTGCGATGTTTAGATTCATAGGAGTTCTACTGCCAACAATACCTATAGTCATTTATACAGAACAGCCTGTATTTCCTTCAGGTAAACGTGTTTTATTGGTTTTAAGGTCAATAGTAGGCACTGTAGGGTTGATGTTAAGTTTTTATGCCTTTCGGAACATGCCACTAGCAGATGCATCTGTTATTGTATTCTCAGTACCTGTATTTGTGGCATTATTTGCCAgggtatttttaaaagaaccaTGCGGTATTTGGAATACAATTTCCATAATACTGACGCTTATAGGAGTGGTTTTGATTACTCACCCGCCATTTCTTTTTGGAAGTGATGCTATTGCTGATCACAATCAGAATTATAACAGTTTAAGAGGTGCTGTGGCAGCATTTATTTCTACAATCTTTGGAGCGAATGCTTATGTTTTATTACGGGTACTCAAAGGGCTGCATTTCTCTGTAATCATGACTAACTTTGGTGCTATAGCCATATTGCAGACCTTGTTTTACTCTTTCGTATTTGGAATACTGTGTATGCCAAACTGTGGTACGGAGAGATTTCTTGTTGTGTGCTTGGCattgttcagctatttaggtCAGATTTTGTTGACAATGTCTCTGCAAATGGAACAGGCTGGTCCTGTAGCCATTGCGAGATCTGCAGACATTGTTTTTGCGTTTCTCTGGCAGGTGATGTTCTTCAATGAGATACCGAGCAAGTTTTCTGTGTGCGGAGCTGTGTTAGTTCTAAGTTCGGTACTACTCGTAGGTCTACGGAAATGGGCCTTGGCTTTACCAGCCGAATCCCAGTTAAGAAGTAAGCTTGGCGTGTTAGCTCAATAA